A genomic region of Eucalyptus grandis isolate ANBG69807.140 chromosome 5, ASM1654582v1, whole genome shotgun sequence contains the following coding sequences:
- the LOC104446769 gene encoding receptor-like protein 7: MAALSLYLLVTWMFLLSLFHTRFAEVPRPADESSALMEFKRSFRTNTTDWQCVYPKVNSWSLDGSGDCCSWDGVKCDEVTGRVIALDLSSSCLSGTISPNTTLFRLVHLELLNLAFNCFNFSSIPYGFSNLLRLKYLNLSNSDFSGEIPHDISQLSKLISLDLGNSLFGTLHLPTMGNLVHNLTGLKELDLSYVSLLSPIPPMLANFSSLTSLKLGHCKLHGEFPVSIFQLPNLEVLHIGGNSNLSGFFPQLRWGSPLKSLHLYQTNFSGEVPTSIKNLSLLNELIAWDCYFSGLLPSSLGNLSHLTLLDLSKNDIQGQIPFSFANLAQISTLRLAYNNLSGDTLEWVVNLTKLADLDISGNQLSGRFPSSFENLKQLTWLNLSHNDLHGDISGTLWNLKNLLGLWLRSLNLNGVIDVNNIFKLENLIFLSLSFNDNPFTKSFINPTTSKLSFLSLDSCNLIEFPQFIEHLSELVLLKLPNNRIRGTIPRSMWKDSKESLMYIDLSHNLFTGFENNQTNLPLPNLEYFDISSNLLETTLPVPPPSIKLYNISNNVLSGDIPTSICEGSSLAMLDLSNNALNGTLPPCLGSISALIFLNLARNKFDGMIPHIYPDGCALRMIDLSENQLRGIVPRSLGNCGMLEYLNLGDNQINDTFPFWLTELAFLKVIDLKSNKFHGPIEGHPSQLNFSSLHILDLSNNSFNGKLPSMLLQSCRTMKVIDGEGKLAYMNIHLIIDLSFTSINGTDMTYHMTLKNKGTEREYAKILDILVAIDLSSNKFEGFILELIGDLKSLRMLNLSNNFLNGSIPSSLANLTVLESLDLSLNNLVGEIPQQLASLTFLEVFDVSHNRLSGPIPRGTQFDTFGSNSFAMNEGLCGSPLPNKGTNVDNAPPPPSFTIDNEEESLFDLDWKIMLAGTGVGFLVGIVLGNLVIDKKSRWFLRCSKRMARRWNR; the protein is encoded by the exons ATGGCAGCCTTATCGCTATATCTGCTGGTTACTTGGatgttccttctttctctctttcataCTAGGTTTGCGGAGGTACCACGTCCTGCGGATGAGAGCTCTGCCTTAATGGAATTCAAGAGAAGTTTCAGAACCAACACGACAGATTGGCAATGTGTTTATCCAAAGGTCAATTCCTGGTCACTGGATGGAAGTGGAGATTGTTGTTCGTGGGATGGCGTCAAATGTGATGAGGTCACCGGCCGAGTGATTGCCCTTGACCTCAGTAGCAGTTGTCTCTCAGGCACCATTAGTCCGAACACCACTCTCTTTCGACTCGTTCACTTGGAGTTGCTCAATCTTGCTTTCAACTGCTTCAACTTCTCCTCAATCCCGTATGGCTTCAGCAATCTATTGAGGTTAAAATACCTTAATCTCTCCAACTCTGATTTTTCCGGTGAAATCCCTCACGATATTTCGCAACTCTCTAAGTTAATTTCTCTTGATTTGGGCAATTCTTTGTTTGGGACACTTCATCTTCCCACCATGGGCAACCTTGTTCATAATTTGACTGGGCTAAAAGAACTTGATCTTTCTTATGTAAGCTTGTTATCACCTATCCCTCCAATGCTAGCGAATTTCTCTTCCCTGACATCGCTTAAGCTTGGCCATTGTAAATTGCATGGAGAATTTCCGGTCAGTATTTTTCAGCTACCAAACTTGGAAGTCCTTCACATTGGTGGCAATAGCAACCTCTCTGGTTTTTTCCCCCAACTGCGTTGGGGGTCTCCATTGAAATCGTTACACCTTTACCAGACCAACTTCTCAGGAGAAGTACCCACTTCGATTAAAAATCTTAGTCTCTTGAATGAGTTAATCGCCTGGGATTGCTATTTCTCAGGATTGCTTCCCTCTTCGTTGGGTAATCTTTCTCATCTCACTTTGCTGGACCTATCAAAAAATGACATTCAAGGACAAAtccctttttcctttgctaACCTTGCCCAGATCTCCACTCTACGTCTCGCATACAATAACTTGAGTGGTGATACTCTAGAGTGGGTGGTCAACTTGACAAAACTTGCCGACTTGGACATTTCAG GTAATCAGTTAAGCGGTAGATTTCCATCTTCATTTGAGAACCTGAAGCAGTTGACTTGGCTCAACCTTTCCCACAACGACTTGCACGGCGATATTTCGGGAACATTGTGGAATCTGAAGAATCTCCTAGGGCTTTGGCTGAGGTCGCTTAATCTCAATGGCGTTATTGATGTAAATAATATCTTCAAACTCGAGAACTTGATATTTTTGAGTTTGTCCTTCAACGATAATCCGTTCACCAAGTCATTCATCAACCCCACTACATCAAAGCTTAGCTTCTTAAGCTTAGATTCATGCAACTTGATTGAGTTCCCTCAGTTTATAGAACACTTAAGCGAATTGGTGTTGCTAAAACTACCAAACAACAGAATCCGAGGGACTATTCCTAGATCGATGTGGAAAGATAGCAAAGAATCTCTCATGTATATTGATCTTTCTCACAATCTTTTTACTGGTTTCGAAAACAACCAGACTAATCTTCCTTTGCCGAACTTGGAGTATTTTGACATTAGTTCTAACTTGTTAGAAACAACCCTCCCTGTCCCACCTCCCTCAATCAAGCTATACAACATCTCCAACAATGTCTTATCTGGGGATATTCCAACATCCATTTGTGAAGGAAGCTCTCTCGCCATGCTCGATTTGTCCAACAATGCTCTAAATGGCACACTTCCTCCTTGTTTGGGAAGTATTAgtgctttgatttttttgaaccTTGCAAGAAATAAATTCGATGGCATGATTCCTCACATTTACCCGGATGGTTGTGCATTGAGGATGATTGATCTTAGTGAAAACCAGCTAAGAGGGATTGTTCCGAGATCTTTAGGAAATTGTGGAATGCTGGAGTATTTGAATCTTGGTGACAACCAAATTAATGATACATTCCCATTTTGGCTAACGGAATTGGCCTTCCTAAAAGTTATTGATTTGAAGTCCAATAAGTTCCATGGTCCCATAGAAGGTCATCCAAGCCAACTTAACTTCTCCAGTTTACACATCCTCGACCTTTCCAACAATAGCTTCAATGGTAAACTTCCTTCTATGTTGTTACAGAGTTGCCGCACCATGAAGGTTATTGATGGTGAAGGTAAGTTGGCATATATGAATATTCATCTAATCATTGATCTGTCTTTTACGTCAATCAATGGAACTGATATGACTTATCATATGACATTGAAGAATAAGGGCACGGAAAGAGAATATGCGAAGATTCTAGATATCCTTGTGGCAATTGACCTCTCTAGTAACAAGTTCGAAGGTTTCATTCTTGAACTCATTGGAGATCTTAAGTCTCTTCGTATGCTCAACCTTTCAAACAACTTCCTCAATGGTAGCATCCCTTCTTCCTTGGCAAACCTGACAGTGCTAGAATCATTGGATCTTTCCCTGAACAATCTTGTGGGAGAGATTCCTCAACAACTAGCTAGCCTCACATTTCTTGAGGTTTTCGATGTCTCTCACAATCGACTATCGGGACCAATACCACGTGGAACTCAATTTGACACATTCGGGAGCAATTCATTTGCGATGAATGAGGGTTTGTGTGGAAGTCCTCTGCCAAATAAAGGCACAAATGTTGATAAcgctccaccaccaccatctttcACAATAGATAATGAAGAGGAGTCTCTATTTGACTTGGATTGGAAAATCATGCTGGCTGGCACTGGAGTTGGGTTTTTGGTTGGCATTGTGCTAGGGAATTTGGTCATTGATAAGAAGAGTAGGTGGTTCTTGCGCTGCTCCAAACGAATGGCAAGAAGATGGAATAGGTGA